The Streptomyces sp. NBC_00659 genomic interval GAATGCCACGCGGGCCAGGTCAGGGCGTTCGCGGAGCCGCTGCCATTCGCCGGGGTGGCCGGCGAGGGCGTAGAGGGTGGCGGCCAGGCCATGCACTGTGGTGTCGACGCCGGCGGTGAGAAGGGAGCGTACGACCAGCGGTGCCTGCTCGTGGGTGAGGTCGCCGCGGTCGGCAGCGGCCCAGATACGGGCGCCGAATCCGTCATCGGTGAGGGCTTGGCGGGCGCACTGGGCGTTCACCCAGGCGGACAGGTCGGCGGCCCTGGCAGCGTCTGCCTGCACGAGGGCGTTGACGGGGCCGAAGGCATTGAAAGCCATGTTGCCGTAGGGCAGGAGGTTGTCGCGGCCGTCGGGTCGCAGTCCCACAGCGTCTGGGAAGACGCGCAGCGGGAATGCTTTGGCCAGGGCTTCGAACGCGTCGAAGTCGGTTCCCTGGGTGGCCAGGACGGTGTCGACCAGGTCGTCGGCTATCGGCTGCCATGCCGCACGCAGTCGGCGCAGTGCTGGTGGGGCGAGTATCTCGCGCAGGACGCGGCGCGGTGCGTCGTGGTGCGGCGGGTCGGCCTCCAGCAGCAGGCTCGGAGGCCGCCAGGGCTTCGAATGGCGGAAGTTGGCCAGTCCCACGCCGGCGGCGGACTGGAATGTCTGCCAGTCGACGAGGGCCGCGTGCACGTCGCGGTATCGGGCGAGCGCGTAGACGTCGTAGCGGGACAGCCGCACGACGGGACCTGCTTCCCGAAGGGCGTGGTGCAGGGGTTCGGGCGTCGTGAGGTGTTCGGTGGCGAACGGGTCGGCGTCGCTCGTGGGCGGTTCGACGGCAACGGCGGGTGCTTCGGACATGGCGGCTCCAGCGAAGTGCGGCTCGGGAAGGGGCGGGTCTTGGCTCAGAGATCCAGGACCAGGCGGGCCGAACGGGAACGTGAAACGCAGGGCAGCATGCAGTCGTTGGCGGCGCGTTCGTGTTCGGCCAGCACCGAGTCCCGGTGGTCCGGGGTACCTTCCACGACCGGGGTGAGGCAGGTGCCGCAGGTGCCGTGCTCACAGGAGGACAGCACGTCGGCACCTGCCTGCCGAACGGCTTGAAGGACGGTGACGTCGGGGGTGATGGTCACTGTCCGCCCGCTGCGGCACAGTTCCACCTCGAAGGGTCCGCGGTGCACCGGCTCTGTCAGGGCCTTGGCTGTGAATCGCTCGGTCCGCAGGCTGTACGGCGGCCACTGGGAAGATGCTGCCTCGACAGCGGCGAGCAAAGGACCCGGTCCGCAGCAGTACACCTTGGTTCTCGCGTCTGGTTCGCTCAGCCAGGCCTCCAGGTCGAGCAGGCCGACCTCGTCCTGGGGGCTGATGTGTACGCGATCGCCGTAGGAGGCTGTGAGTTCCTCGAGGAAGGCCATGGAGACCCGGCTGCGGCCTCCGTACAGCAGTTGCCAGTCGGCTCCGGTCACGTCGGCTTGATGCATCATCGGCAGCAGCGGGGTGATGCCGATGCCGCCCGCGATGAACAGGTACCGCTCGGCAGGCGCCAGGGGGAAGTGGTTGCGCGGACCTCCGACCTCCACGAGGTTCCCGGGCATGAGCTGATCATGGACGTAGGCGGAGCCACCCCTGCCAGGGGCTTCGCGAAGGACAGCGATGCGGTAGGTGTACGGGTCCCATCGGTCGCCGCACAGGGAGTACTGGCGAGTCACTCCGCTCGGCAGGATGAGGTCGATGTGCGAGCCGGGCGTCCAGTCCGGCAGCCGTGTGCCGTCGGGATGCGCGAGGGTGAGTGACACGACGCCGTCGGCGACAGGGTCCTTGTCCTGCACCTGCAACGTCACGGTGGAGAGGTTCTGCTGCAGCGGAGCGGTGGGCAGCAGGTTGTGTACGACCACGTTGTCGCCTCCCGTCTGTGGAATGCAGGAAGCATGCGCGCGGGCACCGTCGGACCGCGACGGCATTCTCATTCAGCGAGAGACCGACTTCGCGGAGATGTCATGTGGCTGTCGCATCGCCGTCACATGCCTATGGAGTGTCCTGTGTCCCGCGTCCGGCCAGCGCGCGGGAGATGCCCCGGGCGGCGGTCCGTACGACGGGGACCACGGCCTGGGCGCCGGCCTCATTGGGCACGATGACCGACAGCGCCGCGATCACCGTGCCGTCCGCACCGCGGACGGGCGCGGCTACGCCCAGGGCCTCCGCGTGGACGTAGCCGGGGCAGTACGCATAACCCTGCTGCCGGATCTCGGCCAAGGTCGCGCGCAGTTGTGCCGGTGTGGCCGGTGTGGCCGGTGTGTACGCGGTCAGCGGGCTGTCCAGGATCCTTTGCTTGAGGTCACTGGGGCCGTGGGCGAGGAGCACCAGACCGCTGGAGGAGGCGTACAGAGGAAGCCGCCCTGCGATCCGGGTGTAGTTGATCACCGCCTGTGGTGCCGAGAGCCGTTCGAGGAAGAGCACGTCGTCGCCGTCGAGGACGCCGATCTGCACGTGGTGGCCCACGACGTCGTGGACGCCTTCCATGAACGGCATTGCGTGATCACGCAGGGAGAGAGTGGGGGAAGCACGCGTTACCAGCTCCCACAGCCGCACGCCGATACGTACTTTGCGGTCGGAGTCCCGGCTCAGGAAACCGTGCACCACGAGCTCGGCCACGAGGCGAGAGACCGTGGCCACGTGCAGGCCGGTTCGACGGGCGATCTCGGAGACCGTCAGCGCCGGCTCGTCCTGGCTGAACGCTTCGAGAATGCGAGCTGCCCTGGACAGCACCGACTCCTGATGAGGTGTGTGCATGGCGAACCGTTCTGCTGGTCTCCCAGCCGGGGGCGGTGTCCGTCTCTGCGTCTACTCGTACGCACTGTCCATGGCAGCCAGTGCGTGAGCGATGTCCGTGGTGCCTGCGAAGAGGGCACGCACCTGCTCGAAGTGCGTCTGCTGCACCTCTGAGTTGGGCCATCGCTGATCCATGAACGGTACCGTCGTTCCGTCCTTCTGCCGCCGTGCCACCTCCGCGACGGCGGGATCGGCGGAGAAGGAGTTGCTGGGCAGAGCGGGCAGCGTTGCTCCGGACCGGTTGTACAGGTTCTGGCCCCGTTCTGATCCCAGGAAGTCCACGAACGCCAGTGCCGCTTTGCGGTGGGGGGCCTTGGCGTTGAGCCCGTAAGCGGCGGAGACGGCGCCGGGCATCCGGGTTTCGTTCGGCTGATCCGTGGCCGGCAGGGCCGTCATCCGGAAGTGCATTCCTGGGGCCGCGGAACGCAGAGCGGCGAGAGTGCCGGCGACCTGGACCACTCCCACTGCTCGCCCGTCGGCCACTTGGTCGAGGGCGTCCTCGTAACTGGTTTTGAGCGGAGCAGTGCTGAAGCAGCCACGATCGCGCATCTCCAGGTACTTGGTCATGGCTTGGCGCCATCCCGACCGGGCGAAGCTCTCCTTGCCGGACTCCATCTGCGTGTCGAAGCCGGGGTCGTGGGCGTACACCGTGGTGGCGACCAGTGCGTAGTCGACGAGCTGGGTGACCCACGGGGTCTGGTTGCCCAGCGCGAAGAGCACCTTCCCGTGCCGGCGGGCGGTGTCGCACAGGGCGAGGAGGGTGCTGTAGGTGGTGGGCCGGGTTCCGCCGATGGCCTTGAGCGTTTCCGCCGAGTAGATCGCGCCGATAGCGCTGAAGGTGACGGGTACCAGGTACGTACCGACGCCGCCGTCGGTGACCGGCCGCATGCTGTCCGGTATCCGGCCGGCGAAGAAGCGCAGGCTGAGTGCTTCCAGGAAGTCGTCCTCTTTCAAGGCCAGGACGGAGGCAGGGTTGCCGCTGCCGGGCCAGACGGTGAAGACGTCCGGTGCCTTGCCTGCCCGAAGCTGCTGCGGAAGCTCCTTCTGCAGGGTGTTGGTGTCGGCGTAGCTGACGTTGACGTGGATGCCGGGACGGGCTCGGTGGAAGGCCGCGACGACGGCCTGCATCGAAGCCTTGTCGGTGATGTTGGCCCTGACGGACACCTCGGTGTCCGACGTGTCACTGCCGGCTCCGATGACGGAGCAGCTGGTCAGAAGCGTCATGCTCAACGCAAGGGATGCGGCGAAGCGAAGGGGTCTCGGTCTGCGGGACACTGGCGGGCTCCATGCGGTGGTGGAGGCGGAGGTTCGACGAGCCGGACGGGAATGGCTGAGGCGCGTCACGCCGTGGCGAGGAGGCGGACGGCGTGACGTGCCGACTGGGATTGCGGTCAGCTGATGGGAACGGCTCGCTGCGCGGTCAGGTCGCGGGAACTGTGCGCTGTGGCAAAGGTGTACCTGCCGGGGACAAGTGCCCAGGCACCTGCCTTCCAGATGGTGAGGTTGTCCACGGGAATGGCGACCGTGAGCCGCTGGGAGCCCGCGGGGGCCAGGGTGAGTTTGCGGAACGCGACGAGCCGCTGCGGCTCGGCGGCGGCGGCGCTCGGCAGTGCGGCGTAGAACTGCACGAGTTCCGTGCCCTTGCGTGAGCTGGTGTTGGTGACGGTCACGCCCACCGTCACTGTCTTGGCTCTCTTGTCGTATGTGGCTTCGAGGGAGCCGTGGGCGAAGGTGGCGTACGACAGGCCGTGGCCGAAGGGGAAGCGCGGCTGCTGCCCCTTGCTGTCGTAGTAGCGGTAGCCGATGGAGATGCCCTCGTCGTAGGAGACGGCTCCGTTGCTGCCGGGGTAGGTCGCGGGTGTGGTGCCCGGCCCCTGGGTGGCGTCGGCGGGGAAGGTGACGGGCAGGCGGCCGGAAGGGTCGCTGTCTCCGAAGAGGACAGCGGCCAGCGCCGTGCCCATGCCGCGACCCCCGTACCAGGCTTGGAGCACGGCCTCGACGTCGCCGAGCCAGGGCATCGTCACGGGACCGTCGGTGTTGAGGACGACGGTGGTGCGCGGGTTGACCGCTGCCACGGCGGCGATGAGCTGTTCCTGATCACCAGGCAGACCGAGTGCCAGGTGATCCATGTCCTCGCCGGCGACCCGGTTGACGAAGACGATGGCGGCGTCCGCGGCGCGCGCCGCGTCGACAGCGGCGGGGATCAGGGATTCGGGCTGCCATCCGAGGGTGAGCCCGCAGGTGCCGGGGTCGGTGGTCGCGTTGGTGTAGGTCACCTCGATGGTGACGGCCTTTCCGGCGGTCAGCGCGGTGGCGCCCTGGAGGGGGTAGTCGTAGGGGCCGAGGAAGAAGCGGCGGCTGTGCCGGGTGCCGGTGGCGACCGTGGTGCCGTTGACCTTCAAGGTGGCGGTTCCGGCGGCGAGCAGGGAGAACCGGTGCAGGCCCGTGGTCGTCGGCACCAGGGTGCCGGTCCATTTCGCCGACCACACGTCGGGCAGGTTGTCCACGGGAGCAGCGGTGAAGTCGATGGTGGCGTCGGTGCGGGTGGTGAGCGGGGTGCCGGAGGCCTCTGCCCCTGAGTAGTAGGTGGCGGACAGGCCGGGGGTCCCGGCGCCGCTGCGCAGCACGGTGGGGGGAACCGCGGTCAGGGGAAGATCTCCCTTGGTGCCCTGTGCGTGCGTGACCGTGACTCCGCTGCCGGCGCGGACGCGGATGGCGTTCAGGGGCGTCGTCCATGTACCCGGGTCGACGTAGGTGGAGCCGCCCACGCCGGTGAGGACGTCGGTACCGGCCGGGCCGATGACGGCCAGGGATTTCAGGGTGGTCGGCAGAGGGAGTGCTGCGGAGCGGTTGGCCAGAAGCACCAGGGAGGCGACGGCGGTCTCATGGGCGAGGTCCTGGTGGGCCTGGGTGCTGACGTCGGCCGCCGGAGTGGGCACAGGATGGTCGAAGAGACCGTTCGCGTACATCGTGACGAGGATGCGTCGGGCTGCGTCGTCGAGCCGGGTGCTCGGTATCGCACCGCCCGTGAGTGCTCCGGCGGGGATCTTGACTGCGTAGGGTCCGAGCCCGGCGAGGTCCATGCCGGCTCGCGCGGCGGCGACCTGGTCGTCACCCGCCCAGAAGTCCGGCACGGTGTAGCCCTGCAGTCCGATGGCCTTCTTCAAGTCGTCGAAGAGAGCCGAACTCTGTGTCGCGAAGGTTCCGTTGATCTTCGGGTAGGCCATCATGACCGAAGTGGTCGGGGCGGCGGTGACCACGCGGCGGAACGGTGCTTCGTGGAGTTCGTGCAGCGCACGGTCGGAGACCTTGGTGTCTGTGGAGAAGCGGTTGGTCTCCTGCGTGTAGGCGGCGAAGTGCTTGACCGTGGCTGCGACGTTCTGGCTCTGTATGCCGGTGGTGAGAGCCGCGCCCAACTGGCCGGCGAGCAACGGGTCCTCGCCCATGCCTTCGGACTGTCGGCCGGAGTGCCAGGTCCGGGTGAGATCGATGGTGGGGCCGAGGAGGTTGTTGTAACCCTTGGCACGGCCCTCCGCGCCGATCGCGCGGCCGATACGTGCCGCCAGGTTCTCGTCGAACGTCGCCGCCTGCGCGACCGGAACCGGGAATGCGGTCACGCCTTGCTCGCCGCGCAGACCGGCCGAGGCGTCCACCATGGTCAGAGCCGGTATACCCAGGTGAGCGACGGTCGCGAAGTCGCACCGGACGAGCGCTTCCTTCTCGGCCGCTGTCATACGGCCGAGCATCGCGTCCGCCTGATCCTGCGGTGCCTCGGACCGTGCGGCGGCTGCCGCTTCGGTCATCAGGGGAGCCATGCTCAGGCTCATTGCGGTGAGGGTGGCGGCAGACAGAAATGATCTTCTTTTCACGGCGGCTCTCCGAAAGGGGGGCGGATCTACGCTTATGGAAAAAGGGGCCGGCCGAGGGGTCAGGTTCACGGCCGGCCCCAACTCGGGGAGGGAAACGGATCCCTGCGGTGTTCCCGGACTCACCTGCTTGCCTACCGAGTCCCGCGGCAGCAGAAGCAGTGAGGGAATGGAGATTTCCATGCGGCGTACGCTTGTTGAACGGAAAAACTAGAGGACCCGCCCAGCAGGGTCAACCCTTTCGGCAGCCGTGCAACAAAATGCCGTTGACCAGCCAGTTTGATACTCACATTGAAAAGTGTGCGCGAAATTTCAATTGAAACCAGCAGGCAGCGTGACTGACTATAAACCGTATCGATAGGCGTCATCGACAGGCCGAATGGCAAAGCCGCAGAGGATGCCGAAAACAAACAGTCCGGCGCCGTGATCAGCGCCGGACTGTTTGGAATCGGTGAATGTTTCTCAGGCTGATTTCTCCAGGAGTTCCCAGGAGTCGAGCTCATGCTCCCCCGGCTCCACATGGACCGGCGGACACCCTGGGAGCCGCACGACGCCGGAGCAGCCGTCGGGCACGACGACATGGATGCGCATCCGGCCGTCGGCGGTTGTCTCCCACGACGACTCGGCTGCGCCGTAGGGCGTTTCGTGGCGTGTCCGTGCCCAGGTGATGCCGCCGCCGGGCCGGGGCTGGAAGACAAGCTGCCGATAGCCGGGCATGGACTCGGCCATGCCTCCGACGACGCGGTGCAGCCAGTCGGCGACGGCTCCGAGAGCGTAGTGGTTGAAGGAGGTCATACCGCCGGGGTTGAGGGTGCCGTCGGGGCGAAGGCTGTCCCACCGCTCCCAGATGGTGGTTGCCCCTTGCGTGACCGGATAGAGCCAGGAAGGACATTCGGTCTGGGTCAGCAGGCGGTAGGCGACGTCCAGGTGGCCGGTGTCGGTGAGGGCGTCACAGATCACCGGAGTCCCGACGAATCCTGTGGCGATACGGGCTTCGTCGGCGAGGACCAATTCGGCCAGCCGGTCGCCGGCTGCGCGTCGTTGCGGCTCGGTGAGGAGGTCGAAGGCGATACCGAGTGCGTAGGCGGTGGGGCTGTCGCTGGTCATGCGGCCGACGGGCAGTACGTACCGGCGGCGGAAGGCGGCCGCCACCTCTGCGGCCAGTGCGGCGTACTGCGCGGCGTCCTGTTCCATGCCCAGTTCGGCCGCGGCCAGGGACAGGTGACGGGCGGAATACGCAAAGTAGCCCGTGGCCACCAGGTAACGGTCGGTGCGGCCGGCAGCCGGGTCATCCGGCGGGGCGGCGGGGTCGAGCCAGTCACCCAGCTGGAATCCGGTGTCCCAGAGGCGATCGGGGCCTGCGAGCCGTTCGACGAGGTCCACCCACGCCTTGGCCATGGCGTAGTTGCGGCGCAGGATCTGCAGGTCGCCGAAGCGCCGGTACAGGGTCCAGGGGGTGAGCGTGGCGACGTCTCCCCAGGCGGCACCGGGCTGGATCGGCGTCCACATCGGTTTGCCGGGGATGACGGGCACGTACCAGGGGATGGTGCCGTCGGGAAGCTGCTCGAGCCCGACATCGGTGAGCCAGGAGTCCAGCATGCCGGCGC includes:
- a CDS encoding cytochrome P450 encodes the protein MSEAPAVAVEPPTSDADPFATEHLTTPEPLHHALREAGPVVRLSRYDVYALARYRDVHAALVDWQTFQSAAGVGLANFRHSKPWRPPSLLLEADPPHHDAPRRVLREILAPPALRRLRAAWQPIADDLVDTVLATQGTDFDAFEALAKAFPLRVFPDAVGLRPDGRDNLLPYGNMAFNAFGPVNALVQADAARAADLSAWVNAQCARQALTDDGFGARIWAAADRGDLTHEQAPLVVRSLLTAGVDTTVHGLAATLYALAGHPGEWQRLRERPDLARVAFDEAVRWQSPVQTFFRTATTDVAIAGSLIPEGSKILMFLGAANRDPARWNDPDRYDLTRDPSGHVGFGMGIHQCVGQHVARLEAEALLTALARRVERIELAGEPRRHLNNTLRSFAALPVRVRPAS
- a CDS encoding PDR/VanB family oxidoreductase, whose protein sequence is MVVHNLLPTAPLQQNLSTVTLQVQDKDPVADGVVSLTLAHPDGTRLPDWTPGSHIDLILPSGVTRQYSLCGDRWDPYTYRIAVLREAPGRGGSAYVHDQLMPGNLVEVGGPRNHFPLAPAERYLFIAGGIGITPLLPMMHQADVTGADWQLLYGGRSRVSMAFLEELTASYGDRVHISPQDEVGLLDLEAWLSEPDARTKVYCCGPGPLLAAVEAASSQWPPYSLRTERFTAKALTEPVHRGPFEVELCRSGRTVTITPDVTVLQAVRQAGADVLSSCEHGTCGTCLTPVVEGTPDHRDSVLAEHERAANDCMLPCVSRSRSARLVLDL
- a CDS encoding IclR family transcriptional regulator encodes the protein MHTPHQESVLSRAARILEAFSQDEPALTVSEIARRTGLHVATVSRLVAELVVHGFLSRDSDRKVRIGVRLWELVTRASPTLSLRDHAMPFMEGVHDVVGHHVQIGVLDGDDVLFLERLSAPQAVINYTRIAGRLPLYASSSGLVLLAHGPSDLKQRILDSPLTAYTPATPATPAQLRATLAEIRQQGYAYCPGYVHAEALGVAAPVRGADGTVIAALSVIVPNEAGAQAVVPVVRTAARGISRALAGRGTQDTP
- a CDS encoding ABC transporter substrate-binding protein produces the protein MTLLTSCSVIGAGSDTSDTEVSVRANITDKASMQAVVAAFHRARPGIHVNVSYADTNTLQKELPQQLRAGKAPDVFTVWPGSGNPASVLALKEDDFLEALSLRFFAGRIPDSMRPVTDGGVGTYLVPVTFSAIGAIYSAETLKAIGGTRPTTYSTLLALCDTARRHGKVLFALGNQTPWVTQLVDYALVATTVYAHDPGFDTQMESGKESFARSGWRQAMTKYLEMRDRGCFSTAPLKTSYEDALDQVADGRAVGVVQVAGTLAALRSAAPGMHFRMTALPATDQPNETRMPGAVSAAYGLNAKAPHRKAALAFVDFLGSERGQNLYNRSGATLPALPSNSFSADPAVAEVARRQKDGTTVPFMDQRWPNSEVQQTHFEQVRALFAGTTDIAHALAAMDSAYE
- a CDS encoding beta-glucosidase; this translates as MSLSMAPLMTEAAAAARSEAPQDQADAMLGRMTAAEKEALVRCDFATVAHLGIPALTMVDASAGLRGEQGVTAFPVPVAQAATFDENLAARIGRAIGAEGRAKGYNNLLGPTIDLTRTWHSGRQSEGMGEDPLLAGQLGAALTTGIQSQNVAATVKHFAAYTQETNRFSTDTKVSDRALHELHEAPFRRVVTAAPTTSVMMAYPKINGTFATQSSALFDDLKKAIGLQGYTVPDFWAGDDQVAAARAGMDLAGLGPYAVKIPAGALTGGAIPSTRLDDAARRILVTMYANGLFDHPVPTPAADVSTQAHQDLAHETAVASLVLLANRSAALPLPTTLKSLAVIGPAGTDVLTGVGGSTYVDPGTWTTPLNAIRVRAGSGVTVTHAQGTKGDLPLTAVPPTVLRSGAGTPGLSATYYSGAEASGTPLTTRTDATIDFTAAPVDNLPDVWSAKWTGTLVPTTTGLHRFSLLAAGTATLKVNGTTVATGTRHSRRFFLGPYDYPLQGATALTAGKAVTIEVTYTNATTDPGTCGLTLGWQPESLIPAAVDAARAADAAIVFVNRVAGEDMDHLALGLPGDQEQLIAAVAAVNPRTTVVLNTDGPVTMPWLGDVEAVLQAWYGGRGMGTALAAVLFGDSDPSGRLPVTFPADATQGPGTTPATYPGSNGAVSYDEGISIGYRYYDSKGQQPRFPFGHGLSYATFAHGSLEATYDKRAKTVTVGVTVTNTSSRKGTELVQFYAALPSAAAAEPQRLVAFRKLTLAPAGSQRLTVAIPVDNLTIWKAGAWALVPGRYTFATAHSSRDLTAQRAVPIS